The proteins below are encoded in one region of Silene latifolia isolate original U9 population chromosome 2, ASM4854445v1, whole genome shotgun sequence:
- the LOC141630757 gene encoding protein PLANT CADMIUM RESISTANCE 2-like, whose product MKQQPPTEAPAGTPPGPNQAGAPPPGYYQAGALPPLPGYYQAGAPQGYYVAGTPPVYYQAVAPQQHPHPVGVPPLQPLPQVYPQPVGYNLPQGHWSTGLCDCFEDAPTCCITLWCPCITFGQTSEIIDRGTSSCGTNGVLYTVIALLTGLHCIYTCMYRSKMKLQYGMPQNNLDDFCIHCWCHYCALCQEHRELERRGYQVALGWHGNMEKMNRGMGVTTPPIVQGGMTR is encoded by the exons ATGAAGCAGCAGCCACCAACGGAAGCTCCCGCGGGTACACCACCCGGTCCTAACCAGGCGGGCGCACCACCACCTGGTTATTATCAAGCTGGCGCACTACCACCACTACCAGGTTACTATCAAGCCGGTGCACCACAAGGTTATTATGTTGCGGGTACACCGCCTGTTTATTATCAGGCAGTCGCACCACAGCAACATCCTCATCCCGTGGGAGTGCCTCCACTTCAGCCGCTGCCCCAAGTTTACCCTCAACCTGTAGGGTACAACCTTCCTCAAGGCCATTGGAGTACTGGTCTATGTGATTGTTTCGAAGATGCCCCTACTT GTTGTATTACATTGTGGTGTCCATGCATCACTTTCGGACAAACCTCAGAGATAATTGATAGGGGAACATCAT CCTGTGGAACAAATGGAGTTTTATATACGGTGATAGCCCTATTAACGGGGCTTCATTGTATATACACATGCATGTATAGAAGCAAGATGAAGCTACAATATGGGATGCCTCAAAATAATCTTGATGATTTTTGCATCCATTGTTGGTGCCATTACTGTGCCTTGTGCCAAGAACATCGCGAGCTAGAACGTCGTGGTTACCAAGTTGCCCTTG GATGGCATGGGAACATGGAGAAAATGAACAGGGGAATGGGTGTTACTACTCCACCCATTGTACAAGGTGGTATGACCCGCTAG
- the LOC141643144 gene encoding RHOMBOID-like protein 9, chloroplastic isoform X1 — MDAVLPLTRKYASTCFSTTPRNHFCKENIRRLISFEFHADNSTRAKNNKITTKCFKVRTYRLNKDTLCPLYYASKSSEGGDDIISEAEDQCRQAQASKGLESLERYIAILKEDTKSEDGLQFTTNKKPSRMTEDSTVTYQNVTELRRDYTRESSQSSSLFTVKDGANLYLISILISMNIAVFLFEIASPIKNSDNNLWSLPLMYGAKVNDLIMLGEWWRLLTPMFLHAGLLHVGLSSWALLSFGPQVCKGYGAFTFFLIFVLGGISGNFTSFLHTSDPTVGGSGPVFAVIGAWLVYQAQNKDVSGKQNFESMFQKAVIATTFSFVLANFGPIDNWTNLGAAISGIIYGYLASPVVEIDDASSSACSDGIGNRMKEEITLRRNPASPCKSLLIFTLFVSALTSLLLFVESPLDSLELEELVQITESPF; from the exons ATGGATGCGGTtctaccattaacaagaaaatatGCTTCAACTTGCTTCTCTACAACACCAAGAAACCATTTTTGCAAGGAAAATATTAGAagattaatcagttttgagtttcatgCTGACAATTCGACAAGAGCAAAGAATAACAAAATTACTACAAAATGTTTCAAGGTAAGAACATATAGATTAAACAAGGATACTTTATGTCCTTTGTATTACGCCTCCAAGTCGTCGGAAGGTGGGGATGATATTATCTCCGAGGCTGAAGATCAATGTCGTCAAGCTCAAGCAAGCAAGGGATTAGAGTCTTTGGAAAGATACATAGCCATACTTAAAGAAG ATACAAAATCAGAGGATGGTCTACAGTTTACTACTAATAAAAAACCGTCGAGAATGACTGAAGACTCAACCGTtacatatcaaaatgtgaccgaGTTAAGGAGGGATTACACCCGGGAATCATCCCAATCATCTTCTTTGTTTACTGTGAAAGACGGTGCAAATCTATACTTGAT AAGTATACTGATTTCAATGAATATCGCGGTGTTTCTATTCGAGATAGCAAGCCCTATTAAGAATTCTGACAATAACCTCTGGTCACTGCCTTTGATGTATGGCGCCAAGGTTAATGATTTGATCATGCTCGGAGAATGGTGGAGACTTTTGACACCCATGTTTCTG CATGCTGGACTTCTGCACGTTGGACTTAGTTCATGGGCCCTTCTCTCTTTCGGTCCTCAAGTTTGCAAAGGATATGGAGCTTTTACATTCTTCTTAATTTTTGTACTTGGAGGGATTTCAGGAAATTTCACAAGTTTTCTTCATACTTCTGACCCTACTGTTGGTGGATCA GGACCAGTTTTTGCTGTTATTGGGGCGTGGCTCGTTTATCAAGCCCAAAACAAAGACGTATCCGGGAAACAAAACTTCGAAAGCATGTTTCAAAAGGCTGTAATTGCTACAACTTTTAGCTTTGTTCTAGCAAACTTTGGGCCTATTGACAATTG GACAAATCTGGGTGCAGCAATATCAGGAATCATATATGGGTATTTGGCAAGCCCAGTTGTAGAAATAGATGATGCATCAAGTAGTGCATGTAGTGATGGCATAGGCAATAGAATGAAAGAAGAAATCACACTTAGAAGAAACCCTGCTAGTCCTTGTAAATCACTACTCATTTTTACTCTCTTTGTTTCTGCTTTGACTTCTTTGCTTTTATTCGTGGAGTCTCCACTTGACTCGCTAGAACTTGAAGAGCTTGTCCAGATTACCGAGTCTCCTTTTTAG
- the LOC141643144 gene encoding RHOMBOID-like protein 9, chloroplastic isoform X2, protein MDAVLPLTRKYASTCFSTTPRNHFCKENIRRLISFEFHADNSTRAKNNKITTKCFKVRTYRLNKDTLCPLYYASKSSEGGDDIISEAEDQCRQAQASKGLESLERYIAILKEDTKSEDGLQFTTNKKPSRMTEDSTVTYQNVTELRRDYTRESSQSSSLFTVKDGANLYLIILISMNIAVFLFEIASPIKNSDNNLWSLPLMYGAKVNDLIMLGEWWRLLTPMFLHAGLLHVGLSSWALLSFGPQVCKGYGAFTFFLIFVLGGISGNFTSFLHTSDPTVGGSGPVFAVIGAWLVYQAQNKDVSGKQNFESMFQKAVIATTFSFVLANFGPIDNWTNLGAAISGIIYGYLASPVVEIDDASSSACSDGIGNRMKEEITLRRNPASPCKSLLIFTLFVSALTSLLLFVESPLDSLELEELVQITESPF, encoded by the exons ATGGATGCGGTtctaccattaacaagaaaatatGCTTCAACTTGCTTCTCTACAACACCAAGAAACCATTTTTGCAAGGAAAATATTAGAagattaatcagttttgagtttcatgCTGACAATTCGACAAGAGCAAAGAATAACAAAATTACTACAAAATGTTTCAAGGTAAGAACATATAGATTAAACAAGGATACTTTATGTCCTTTGTATTACGCCTCCAAGTCGTCGGAAGGTGGGGATGATATTATCTCCGAGGCTGAAGATCAATGTCGTCAAGCTCAAGCAAGCAAGGGATTAGAGTCTTTGGAAAGATACATAGCCATACTTAAAGAAG ATACAAAATCAGAGGATGGTCTACAGTTTACTACTAATAAAAAACCGTCGAGAATGACTGAAGACTCAACCGTtacatatcaaaatgtgaccgaGTTAAGGAGGGATTACACCCGGGAATCATCCCAATCATCTTCTTTGTTTACTGTGAAAGACGGTGCAAATCTATACTTGAT TATACTGATTTCAATGAATATCGCGGTGTTTCTATTCGAGATAGCAAGCCCTATTAAGAATTCTGACAATAACCTCTGGTCACTGCCTTTGATGTATGGCGCCAAGGTTAATGATTTGATCATGCTCGGAGAATGGTGGAGACTTTTGACACCCATGTTTCTG CATGCTGGACTTCTGCACGTTGGACTTAGTTCATGGGCCCTTCTCTCTTTCGGTCCTCAAGTTTGCAAAGGATATGGAGCTTTTACATTCTTCTTAATTTTTGTACTTGGAGGGATTTCAGGAAATTTCACAAGTTTTCTTCATACTTCTGACCCTACTGTTGGTGGATCA GGACCAGTTTTTGCTGTTATTGGGGCGTGGCTCGTTTATCAAGCCCAAAACAAAGACGTATCCGGGAAACAAAACTTCGAAAGCATGTTTCAAAAGGCTGTAATTGCTACAACTTTTAGCTTTGTTCTAGCAAACTTTGGGCCTATTGACAATTG GACAAATCTGGGTGCAGCAATATCAGGAATCATATATGGGTATTTGGCAAGCCCAGTTGTAGAAATAGATGATGCATCAAGTAGTGCATGTAGTGATGGCATAGGCAATAGAATGAAAGAAGAAATCACACTTAGAAGAAACCCTGCTAGTCCTTGTAAATCACTACTCATTTTTACTCTCTTTGTTTCTGCTTTGACTTCTTTGCTTTTATTCGTGGAGTCTCCACTTGACTCGCTAGAACTTGAAGAGCTTGTCCAGATTACCGAGTCTCCTTTTTAG